The genomic segment CCGAGGGCGCCAAGGGCTTCGTGGGCGGCGGCGCCCTCAAGGGCGACTTCCACTTCGCCGGGGACGAAGGCGCCGTGGAGTACACCGACCGCTCCATGAACATCAACAAGATCGCCCAGGAGATCCTCGACGCCAAGGAGCCGCCGGTACGCGTCTTGTGGGTGTCGTGCAAGAACCCCATGAGCCAGGACTTCGACCGCGCCAAGCTCCAGCGCGCCTTCGACTCCCTGGAGCTGGTTGTCACCGTGGACCAGTTCTTCAACGAGACGGTCAAGCAGTCCGACATCGTGTTGCCCGTGACCACGCTGTTCGAGGAATGGACCATCAACGCCTCGTACTGGCACTACTGGGTGGGCATCAACGAGCAGGCCATCCAGCCGATGTACGAAACCAAGTCGAACATCGAGATCGCCGCCGCGCTGTCCAAGGCCATGAACGAGCGCAGGCCCGGCTCCTGCACCTTCCCCACCGAGATCGACACCAGGGACTGGATGGCCAGGGAGTTCAACTCCGGCATCTACGACATGCTGGGCATCAAGGACTGGGAGGATCTGCGCCAGGGCCCGCGCAAGGCGCGCATGCATCCCGCCGCGTGGCACGACCTGAAGTTCGCCACGCCCTCGGGCAAGTACGAGTTCCAGTCCGAGCTGTGCGCCGAGCACGGCCACCAGGCCCTGCCGGCCTACAAGGCGCCGCGCCCGGCCTACGACAAGCTGCGCGTGCTCACCCCGCACACCAAGTTCTCCATCCACTCCCAGTTCGTGAACCTGGACTGGATGGAGGACTTCAACCCCAAGCCCTTCGTCTACCTGCACCCCGCCACGGCGGCCCAGCGCGGCATCGCCAGCGGCGACATGGTGCGCGTGTTCAACAAGACCGGCGAGGTGCGCCTGGAGGCCAAGCTGACGGACAACGTGCCCGCCGGGTGCGTCCTGATGTACGAGGCGTGGTTCCGCAACAACGACTTCAACTGCCAGTACCTCGTGGACGACGAGTCCTCGGACATGGGCGCGTACAAGACCGGGGCCCCCGGCGTCGCCATTCATGACCAGTTCGCCGACGTGGCCAGGGCCTAGGAGGAAAGACCATGAAGAAACACTATGCCTTCCTGGTTGACGCCGAGCGCTGCATCGGATGCTTCTCCTGCGCCATGGCGTGCAAGAACCAGTATCATCAGGAGCCCGGCGTGATCTGGCGCCAGGTCTACCCCCTGGACGAGCAGATCTATCCGCACCGGGAGCGGGCCTTCCTTTCCCTGGCCTGCAACCATTGCGAACACCCCACATGCCTGGAAGTCTGCCCCGTGCAGGCCTACACCAAGCGCGACGAGGACGGCGTGGTCATCCACGATCAGGACAAGTGCATCGGCTGCGGCAACTGCATCCGTTCCTGTCCCTTCGGCGCGCCCCGGTACAACCCCGTGGAGAAGCGCGCCGAGAAGTGCAGCTTCTGCTGGCAGCGCCTGGACGCCGGGCTCAAGCCCGCCTGCGTGCAGAGCTGTCCGGTGGAGGCGCTGCAACTGATCGACCTGGCCGAGTTCGACGAGACGGGCACCGTGCGCTTCCCGCCCGGATTCCCGCGCTTCCCCAAGCTGAATCCCTCCGTCCGCTTCCGGACGCCCAAGCAGCCCCATGTGGTGAGGAGGAACGAGCGATGATCGCACCCATGGAACTCCCCCTGGTGGTGTTCACGGTCCTGGCGCAGGCCTCCGTGGGCATCGTGGTCATGAGTCTGGTCCTGGCCCGGGCGGGCGGGGGCCCGGATGGCGTGGCGCGCAGGCAATGGCGCCTGGCGGCGGTGCTGCTGGGCGTTGGGCTGCTGGCCTCCCTGGCCCACCTGGGCCACCCCTTGGGCGCGCCCATGGCCGTGAAACATCTCTCCACGGCCTGGCTCTCGCGCGAGGTGCTGGCCACGGGCGCGCTGCTGGGGCT from the Desulfocurvus vexinensis DSM 17965 genome contains:
- a CDS encoding 4Fe-4S dicluster domain-containing protein, coding for MKKHYAFLVDAERCIGCFSCAMACKNQYHQEPGVIWRQVYPLDEQIYPHRERAFLSLACNHCEHPTCLEVCPVQAYTKRDEDGVVIHDQDKCIGCGNCIRSCPFGAPRYNPVEKRAEKCSFCWQRLDAGLKPACVQSCPVEALQLIDLAEFDETGTVRFPPGFPRFPKLNPSVRFRTPKQPHVVRRNER